Proteins encoded by one window of Triplophysa rosa linkage group LG19, Trosa_1v2, whole genome shotgun sequence:
- the mrpl22 gene encoding 39S ribosomal protein L22, mitochondrial isoform X2 produces MAASAVTWAGLSAFKRLCGQINSRLLGASSQVSCLHTSTQLNSKHWERYNRIVHPPQQKDEPRRPAIKGMTIDQALAQLEFSDKKGAKIIKEVILEAQEMAVKNHNVEYKSNLYLADSFSGKGKYLKRIRYHGRGMFGIMDKVNCHYFVKLVEGVPPKVEQKTGFDQAKDYVEELKNRTVIYSL; encoded by the exons ATGGCAGCCTCCGCGGTGACATGGGCTG GTTTATCCGCGTTCAAACGGCTTTGTGGACAAATAAACTCTAG GTTGCTTGGTGCTTCGTCTCAAGTGTCTTGTCTTCACACAAGCACACAGTTGAACAGCAAACACTGGGAGAGGTACAATCGCATTGTACATCCACCACAACAGAAAGACGAGCCACGGAGACCAGCT ATCAAAGGTATGACCATTGACCAGGCACTCGCTCAGCTGGAATTCAGTGACAAGAAAGGAGCTAAAATAATCAAAGAG GTTATTTTGGAAGCCCAGGAAATGGCTGTCAAGAATCACAATGTGGAATACAAATCCAATCTGTATCTTG CTGACTCGTTCTCGGGCAAGGGAAAGTATCTGAAGCGCATTCGTTATCATGGACGTGGAATGTTTGGCATCATGGACAAAGTAAACTGCCATTATTTTGTGAAGCTTGTTGAGGGGGTGCCACCCAAAGTGGAACAGAAGACGGGATTCGACCAGGCCAAAGACTATGTGGAGGAGCTGAAGAACAGAACGGTTATTTACTCGCTGTAG
- the mrpl22 gene encoding 39S ribosomal protein L22, mitochondrial isoform X1, giving the protein MAASAVTWAGLSAFKRLCGQINSRLLGASSQVSCLHTSTQLNSKHWERYNRIVHPPQQKDEPRRPAEIYHSRRQIKYSKDKMWYLAKLIKGMTIDQALAQLEFSDKKGAKIIKEVILEAQEMAVKNHNVEYKSNLYLADSFSGKGKYLKRIRYHGRGMFGIMDKVNCHYFVKLVEGVPPKVEQKTGFDQAKDYVEELKNRTVIYSL; this is encoded by the exons ATGGCAGCCTCCGCGGTGACATGGGCTG GTTTATCCGCGTTCAAACGGCTTTGTGGACAAATAAACTCTAG GTTGCTTGGTGCTTCGTCTCAAGTGTCTTGTCTTCACACAAGCACACAGTTGAACAGCAAACACTGGGAGAGGTACAATCGCATTGTACATCCACCACAACAGAAAGACGAGCCACGGAGACCAGCT GAGATTTATCACAGCAGACGTCAAATTAAATACAGTAAAGACAAGATGTGGTACCTGGCTAAGCTG ATCAAAGGTATGACCATTGACCAGGCACTCGCTCAGCTGGAATTCAGTGACAAGAAAGGAGCTAAAATAATCAAAGAG GTTATTTTGGAAGCCCAGGAAATGGCTGTCAAGAATCACAATGTGGAATACAAATCCAATCTGTATCTTG CTGACTCGTTCTCGGGCAAGGGAAAGTATCTGAAGCGCATTCGTTATCATGGACGTGGAATGTTTGGCATCATGGACAAAGTAAACTGCCATTATTTTGTGAAGCTTGTTGAGGGGGTGCCACCCAAAGTGGAACAGAAGACGGGATTCGACCAGGCCAAAGACTATGTGGAGGAGCTGAAGAACAGAACGGTTATTTACTCGCTGTAG